The Triticum aestivum cultivar Chinese Spring chromosome 7B, IWGSC CS RefSeq v2.1, whole genome shotgun sequence genome window below encodes:
- the LOC123159918 gene encoding exopolygalacturonase, with protein MAFRNVAMRVLLLLAVVSAAYAAKGEAEKKESADGPAASGPAASGEGGEYDITKLGAKPDGTTDCTEAVEEAWASACGSTGNPTIIIPKGDFLTGALNFTGPCKGDGLNIKLEGNLLASNDLAKFKSNWIEIMRVKKLSITGKGNIDGQGKAVWTKNSCQKNYNCKILPNSLVLDFCDDALIEGISIINSKFFHMNIFQCKGVTVKDVKVNAPGDSPNTDGIHMGDSSNVSIIDTTIGVGDDCISIGPGSTQVNISGVTCGPGHGISIGSLGRYKDEKDVTDITVKNCVLKGSTNGLRIKSYEDAKSPLVASKIHYENIEMDDSGYPIIIDQKYCPNKLCTSKGDADRVTVKDVTFKNITGTSATPEAVSLLCSEKKPCEGVTMSDVKIEYSGKNNKTMTVCTHVKVTATGVDKANTCDA; from the exons ATGGCGTTCAGGAACGTTGCGATGAGAGTCTTGTTGCTCCTGGCGGTGGTGAGCGCGGCATATGCTGCCAAAGgcgaggcggagaagaaggagaGCGCAGATGGTCCGGCGGCGTCCGGTCCAGCGGCGTCCGGTGAGGGCGGGGAGTACGACATCACCAAGCTCGGCGCCAAGCCCGACGGCACAACGGACTGCACCGAG GCGGTGGAGGAGGCATGGGCCTCGGCATGCGGTAGCACCGGGAACCCGACCATCATCATCCCCAAGGGTGATTTCCTGACTGGAGCTCTGAATTTCACGGGGCCGTGCAAGGGCGACGGACTCAACATCAAGCTGGAAGGCAACCTGCTAGCTTCCAACGACCTGGCCAAGTTCAAGTCTAACTGGATCGAGATCATGCGCGTGAAGAAGCTCTCCATCACCGGCAAAGGCAACATCGACGGTCAGGGCAAGGCCGTCTGGACCAAAAACAGCTGCCAAAAGAACTACAACTGCAAGATATTGCCAAAC TCGTTGGTGCTGGACTTCTGCGACGACGCGCTCATCGAAGGCATCTCTATCATCAATTCCAAGTTCTTCCACATGAACATCTTCCAGTGCAAGGGCGTGACCGTCAAGGACGTGAAGGTGAACGCGCCCGGGGACAGCCCCAACACCGACGGCATCCACATGGGCGACTCGTCCAATGTCAGCATCATCGACACCACCATCGGCGTTGGCGACGACTGCATCTCCATTGGCCCCGGCTCCACACAAGTCAACATCAGCGGCGTGACCTGCGGCCCAGGCCATGGTATCAGCATTGGCAGCCTCGGGAGGTACAAGGACGAGAAGGACGTGACCGACATCACCGTCAAGAACTGCGTGCTCAAGGGCTCCACCAATGGCCTCCGCATCAAGTCGTACGAGGACGCCAAGTCGCCCCTCGTAGCATCCAAGATCCACTACGAGAACATCGAGATGGACGACTCGGGCTACCCGATCATCATCGACCAGAAGTACTGCCCCAACAAACTTTGCACCTCTAAGGGCGACGCCGACAGGGTCACCGTCAAGGACGTTACCTTCAAAAACATCACCGGCACCTCCGCCACCCCCGAGGCCGTCAGCCTGCTCTGCTCCGAAAAGAAGCCCTGCGAAGGCGTCACAATGTCCGACGTCAAGATCGAGTACTCCGGCAAGAACAACAAGACTATGACTGTCTGCACCCACGTCAAGGTCACCGCCACGGGAGTCGACAAGGCCAACACATGCGACGCCTGA